From one Lineus longissimus chromosome 3, tnLinLong1.2, whole genome shotgun sequence genomic stretch:
- the LOC135484790 gene encoding uncharacterized protein LOC135484790, with translation MDFCEALKLIYHHFVVTDNPILQDVYKVLINESFEEYRYFVHQMNTLSGISPNFSERLFECPACPQLQELLPSHLLSVTGESKNPYGRGGLYSPYKSVAKPKHEGLYFLDQDEVDKFVRSSDISEPNKDVDCNEFKAGSNIRSKGRYYKLDETAVFGASCRHDFPQMMFSLKHGERLSYPVYLLQQLMEKYGTSDISFMYDISCMFESYIKKHHSDISLDAVKMGIPIFHAYGHKWDCQVRYSPRRLPGFGLTDGESLERLWSYLRSFSKIAKEMTPSHRIDTLTDALIHYANRKQLKIGTFLRTKIDRAKDQLAAAGEELSSLLRVMQVSVTDVRDHSLREANRLSTNQALSGKEKTLHLLHKHCSERKILLETKKKYADGQAVAIKLQRSIARTNAQIRKYLDDLTKKFDSTLTFEKAVSCEFLIGPDARGYRHAEETLCLKERVEEEISLVSKEILNVAKVFCERHNHLTESLARVASKSHCKLMQGKMSLISSKIVSVEREFSLLQQSCGSIVPIIPDFQSYSQTLKTTSLR, from the exons ATGGATTTTTGCGAAGCACTGAAGCTAATCTATCACCATTTTGTTGTTACAGATAACCCA ATTCTTCAAGATGTGTACAAGGTGCTAATCAACGAATCCTTTGAAGAATACCGGTACTTCGTGCATCAGATGAATACATTATCAGGCATCAGCCCCAATTTTAGTGAGCGGCTGTTTGAATGCCCAGCATGCCCACAG CTCCAAGAGCTGCTCCCCAGTCATCTTCTATCGGTGACTGGTGAGAGCAAGAACCCCTACGGGCGGGGCGGACTCTACTCCCCGTACAAAAGCGTGGCAAAACCAAAACACGAAGGCTTATACTTCCTTGACCAAGATGAGGTGGATAAATTTGTGAGGTCCAGTGACATTTCTGAGCCAAACAAAGATGTT GACTGCAATGAATTCAAAGCTGGCAGTAATATACGTTCAAAGGGAAGGTATTACAAACTAGACGAAACTGCAGTGTTTGGGGCTTCGTGCAGGCATGACTTCCCCCAAATGATGTTCAGCTTGAAACATGGCGAACG GCTTTCCTACCCAGTTTATCTCCTGCAGCAGCTAATGGAAAAGTATGGTACATCAGATATTTCCTTCATGTATGACATTTCGTGCATGTTTGAAAGTTACATAAAG AAACACCACAGTGATATTTCTCTTGATGCTGTGAAAATGGGAATTCCCATTTTCCATGCCTACGGACACAAGTGGGATTGCCAG gtgcgTTACAGCCCACGAAGGCTCCCTGGTTTTGGTCTGACAGATGGTGAAAGTCTAGAAAGACTGTGGTCCTATCTCCGGAGCTTTTCAAAAATTGCCAAAGAGATGACACCCAGCCATCGCATTGATACGCTGACTGATGCCCTCATACACTATGCAAACAGGAAACAGCTGAAAATTG GCACTTTCCTTCGCACAAAGATTGACAGGGCTAAGGATCAGTTGGCAGCTGCTGGTGAGGAATTGTCATCCCTACTCAGAGTTATGCAAG TGTCTGTCACTGATGTACGAGACCATAGCTTGAGGGAGGCTAATCGGCTTTCAACAAACCAGG ctctgtcCGGGAAAGAGAAGACTCTACACCTACTTCATAAGCATTGTAGTGAAAGGAAAATTCTCCTTGAAACAAAGAAGAAGTATGCAG ATGGCCAGGCAGTTGCAATCAAGTTGCAACGAAGCATAGCAAGGACAAATGCGCAGATCAGAAAGTATTTGGATGATCTAACCAAGAAGTTTGATTCGACTCTAACCTTCGAAAAAGCCGTCAGTTGTGAGTTCTTAATAGGGCCTGATGCCCGAGGATATCGTCATGCGGAGGAAACACTGTGCCTGAAGGAGAGGGTGGAAGAAGAAATCTCGTTAGTCAGTAAAGAAATCCTGAATGTTGCTAAGGTTTTCTGTGAGAGGCACAATCACTTAACCGAATCATTAGCACGAGTGGCCTCCAAATCGCATTGCAAGTTGATGCAAGGAAAAATGAGTTTGATATCTTCAAAGATTGTGTCTGTAGAGCGGGAGTTCTCCTTATTACAGCAGTCCTGTGGTAGTATTGTCCCTATCATTCCAGACTTCCAGTCATATTCTCAGACACTCAAAACAACTTCCCTCAGGTAA